From a region of the Pan paniscus chromosome 19, NHGRI_mPanPan1-v2.0_pri, whole genome shotgun sequence genome:
- the LOC117976677 gene encoding nitric oxide synthase, inducible-like isoform X1, translating into MYHTRDGQGPLHHGVCSTWLNNRSPKTKCPALCGRVQGGRMTPVFECRSPNEDHVYQEEMLEMARKGVLPAVPTAYSCLPGKPKVCVQDILQQQLASEVLRVLHKEPGHLYVCRAVCMAWDVARTLAAGGCQAELE; encoded by the exons ATGGCCAGGGTCCCCTGCACCACGGCGTCTGCAGCACATGGCTCAACAACCGAAGCCCCAAGACCAAGTGTCCTGCTTTGTGCGGAA GAGTGCAGGGAGGCCGCATGACGCCGGTGTTCGAGTGCCGCAGCCCAAATGAGGACCACGTCTACCAGGAGGAGATGCTGGAGATGGCCCGGAAGGGGGTGCTGCCTGCGGTGCCCACAGCCTATTCCTGCCTGCCTGGCAAGCCCAAG GTCTGTGTTCAGGACATCCTGCAGCAGCAGCTGGCCAGCGAGGTGCTCCGTGTGCTCCACAAGGAGCCAGGCCACCTCTATGTTTGCAGGGCTGTGTGCATGGCCTGGGATGTGGCCCGCACCCTAGCAGCTGGTGGTTGCCAAGCTGAACTTGAATGA
- the LOC129394382 gene encoding galectin-9B-like, producing MPTKQSLPRRLYARSQTNTGQRHRGPPVPVTGNNPCHRRLFAFPGPRFAVDFQTGFSGNDIAFHFNPRFEDGGYVVCNTRQKGRWGPEERKMHMPFQKGMPFDLCFLVQSSDFKVMVNGSLFVQYFHRVPFHRVDTISVNGSVQLSYISFQNPRAVPVQPAFSMVPFSQPVCFPPRPRGRRQKPPSVRPANPAPITQTVIHTVQSASGQMFSQTPAILPMMYPHPAYPMPFITTIPGGLYPSKSIILSGTVLPSAQRFHINLCSGSHIAFHMNPRFDENAVVRNTQINNSWGSEERSLPRKMPFVRGQSFSVWILCEAHCLKVAVDGQHVFEYYHRLRNLPTINKLEVGGDIQLTHVQT from the exons ATGCCAACCAAGCAGTCTCTGCCACGCAGGTTGTATGCAAGATCCCAGACAAACACAGGGCAGAGGCACCGAGGCCCTCCTGTGCCTGTCACTGGCAATAATCCATGCCACAGAAGACTATTTGCTTTTCCTGGGCCTAGGTTTGCTGTGGACTTTCAGACGGGCTTCAGTGGAAACGACATTGCCTTCCACTTCAACCCTCGGTTTGAAGACGGAGGGTATGTGGTGTGCAACACGAGGCAGAAAGGAAGATGGGGGCCCGAGGAGAGGAAGATGCACATGCCCTTCCAGAAGGGGATGCCCTTTGACCTCTGCTTCCTGGTGCAGAGCTCAGATTTCAAG GTGATGGTGAACGGGAGCCTCTTCGTGCAGTACTTCCACCGCGTGCCCTTCCACCGTGTGGACACCATCTCCGTCAATGGCTCTGTGCAGCTGTCCTACATCAGCTTCCAG AATCCCCGCGCAGTCCCCGTTCAGCCTGCCTTCTCCATGGTGCCGTTCTCCCAGCCTGTCTGTTTCCCACCCAGGCCCAGGGGGCGCAGACAAAAA CCTCCCAGCGTGCGGCCTGCCAACCCTGCTCCCATT ACCCAGACAGTCATCCACACGGTGCAGAGTGCCTCTGGACAGATGTTCTCT CAGACTCCCGCCATCCTACCTATGATGTACCCCCACCCTGCCTAT CCGATGCCTTTCATCACCACCATTCCGGGAGGGCTGTACCCATCCAAGTCCATCATCCTGTCAGGCACTGTCCTGCCCAGTGCTCAGAG GTTCCACATCAACCTGTGCTCTGGGAGCCACATCGCCTTCCACATGAACCCCCGTTTTGATGAGAATGCTGTGGTCCGTAACACCCAGATCAACAACTCTTGGGGGTCTGAGGAGCGAAGTCTGCCCCGAAAAATGCCCTTCGTCCGAGGCCAGAGCTTCTCG GTGTGGATCTTGTGTGAAGCTCACTGCCTCAAGGTGGCCGTGGATGGTCAGCACGTGTTTGAATACTACCATCGCCTGAGGAACCTGCCCACCATCAACAAACTGGAAGTGGGTGGCGACATCCAGCTGACCCACGTGCAGACATAG
- the LOC117976677 gene encoding nitric oxide synthase, inducible-like isoform X2: MYHTRDGQGPLHHGVCSTWLNNRSPKTKCPALCGRVQGGRMTPVFECRSPNEDHVYQEEMLEMARKGVLPAVPTAYSCLPGKPKSQKHFHDDIFGAVFPYEAKKDRAVVQPSSLEMSAL; the protein is encoded by the exons ATGGCCAGGGTCCCCTGCACCACGGCGTCTGCAGCACATGGCTCAACAACCGAAGCCCCAAGACCAAGTGTCCTGCTTTGTGCGGAA GAGTGCAGGGAGGCCGCATGACGCCGGTGTTCGAGTGCCGCAGCCCAAATGAGGACCACGTCTACCAGGAGGAGATGCTGGAGATGGCCCGGAAGGGGGTGCTGCCTGCGGTGCCCACAGCCTATTCCTGCCTGCCTGGCAAGCCCAAG AGCCAGAAGCACTTCCATGACGATATCTTTGGTGCTGTATTTCCCTACGAGGCAAAGAAGGACAGGGCGGTAGTGCAGCCCAGCAGCCTGGAGATGTCAGCGCTCTGA